DNA from Leptospira mayottensis 200901116:
AAGTCGACGATGATATTTCCTTTGACGATCTTTTCGAAGATACAACTTCTGAAGGGATTGAACATTCCATAACGGATATGGAATTCGCAACTTTGGAAGAAATGGATTCGGAAAAAATTGTCCCAAAAGATTTGGATGGGGAAAAAACACAAACAGTTCCGAATTTAGATGATAGCATAACGTCTATGGAAGAGGATCCGTTCGAAGATTGGGTTAAGGAAGCGGAACGGGAAGCGCATAGAACTCCTCCTAAAAAAGATCCGAACGTCTCTGCTTCCGAAAAGTCAGAATTTTTATTCGACGATGATTCTAATTTCACTACTTCCCCGATTGATCTGCAAATTGCTTCCCGAAAAAAATTGGAGAATTATATTTCCGTTTTCGAGATCAGTAAGGAGATCGGAGTTTCCACTGACTTTGCGAACTTTTTCGAAAACCTATTATTTTCTATTATGGGTCAGATCGGTTCCGAGTCGATCGGTATCTTTTCTTCCAAAAACGGAAGTCAGGATTTTTTCCGTTTAGAAGACTATCAGGGAGAAAACTTCAACCAAGAATGGACTATCTCTTCGGAAGAGGAGATCTATCACGCGGTACATAATGCGGGATCTGTACTTTATGCGAAAGAACTTCTTAAACCTATACTTCCGGCCAAAGAGCGAGAGATCATCGAACAATCTGAAGCCGAACTTCTCGTTCCGATCCAAACAGTGGATGAATTTTTCGGGATCATTTTTCTGAGTAAGACGATCAGCGGAGAGGATTACACGATTGAGGATCTTGAATTCTTAAAGATTGTAGGGGAGATTGCCGGTTCCGTATACAAAAGAATCTGCGATACCGAATTGCTTCATCAGGAAAATCAGATTTTAAAAGAGGCGGTCCGAACTAACGAACTCATCATTTCACTCGCGAGAGATTTTGCTTCCGTACGTAGTATGGACGAAGCTTACGATAAATTGTTCTCCGCTTTTCAAGAGGAGTTAAAAATCCGTCGCGCCACGTTTATGATTTTGGACGGGCATACCAAGACCGAATTTCGGGTATTCGCTTCCAATTTACTCACTCCGGAACATGTGGGAAGTTTCAGGTTGCCCTTGGAGAGTTCGATTGTGGGAATCGTTTCCAACATTCCGGGAGTATTCCGGATCGAAAATTTTAGAAAACATCCCGAGTTAGTACAGAAATTATCGAACGACGAACTTGGACTCATGTCCGATTTTATAGTGATTCCTTTTATCAATTTGCATTGGCTCGTGGGAATGTGGATCGTCCATGAAACGGAAGTTCCTTGGACTGATTCGGATCGTGAGACTGCGGTTGGAATCTCTGAGGTACTTGCACCCGTATTTTCTAACTTATTGCTTGTGCAGGAACGGGATTCGGTATTTAAGGATCCGTTCAGTCCTATCGAAGAAAAAATCGATGAGATGATTCTTAAATCTGCTAGGCTAAAAAGTTGTTTCAGTCTAACTATATTCAAAGTTCAGAATATATTTAGAATGGTAAAATTGAAAGGATCCGGATTTTTCGTGAATTATAGCGAGGAATTGAGAAAGGCAATCCAGGACAATCTGTCCGAAGTCGATTTTCACTATCGGGTCGGACAGGGAAAATATGCCGTTGTTTTGGACGGAAAAGATAGGGAAGAGACCCAGGTTCTCATACGTAAAATCAAAAATCGTCTCAGCGAGACGGATCGTAAGTCGAAAGACTTTCAGACTTCGGTCATTCAACATACTCTTTGTTATCCGGCGGATACAAAAGAAAAGGAAAGAATTCTCGAACTTCTCGAAGAATCCTAGATCAATTGAATGTTATTCAATTCTCTGAGTTTCCTTCTTTTTTTTATCGCTTTTTGTCTGATCTACTTTCGTCTCGGATTAACGGGACAGAACCGGCTTTTATTTTTCGGAGGTCTGTTCTTTTACGGGTTTTGGAAGCCGGAGATGGTTCTACTTCTGCTCTTTTGTATTTCCTTCAATTTTGCCGGAGGAATTTGGCTCGGTCGTTCGTCGGAATATCATCAAAAGAGGATCTTCGTCTTTTTGATTGTTTTAAATCTGGGAATACTGATCTTTTTCAAGTATATTCTATTTTTATTAAGTGTTTGGAACGATATATTGGGAACTTTGTTTTCGTTTTCGATTCTTACTTTTCCTGAAATTCTTTTACCCGTTGGGATTTCGTTTTATACATTTCATAATATCAGCTATCTTTCGGATATTCGATCCGGAAAAATAAAACCCTGTTCTAATTTCATTCATTTCGGAGTTTATGATTTATTTTTTCCATTGTTGCTTGCCGGGCCGATCGAAAGGCCGGATTCTTTGTTGCCTCAAATTGAAGCGGAGCGTGCGGTCGCGGAAGACGGGTTTGTTTCCGGTGCGGTTCTATTTTTTTGGGGAATTTTTAAAAAGGTATTTATCGGGGATCATCTTTTGTTGTTTACCGATAAGGCGATGGAACCTGGAATTCAACTTCCTTCCGGCATGGTTCTTTGGATTGCTTTCTCTTTTGCGTTTCAAGTCTATGCCGATTTTAGCGGATATACGGATGCCGCTCGAGGGCTTGCGAAAATATTGGGTTTTAAACTTTCCCTGAATTTCAATTTTCCATTCATTTCGTCGAGCCCGTCCGAATTTTGGAAACGATGGCATATTTCTCTTTCGACATGGCTTAGAGATTATCTTTATATTCCTCTCGGGGGAAATCGGATTTCTTTATTTCGTCAAAATTTGAATTTGATGATCGTCTGGATTTTGGGAGGACTTTGGCATGGAGCCACGTACGGATATTTGGTATGGGGATTTTACTGTGGTTTACAGGTAGTCGTTTATAATTTGATGCAAAAATACGTTTTATTATTGGTTCCAAAAAAAATTAAAATATTTGAATATTTTATAAAACTAATGGGTATCTTGTCTACGTTCTGGATGTTTGCGCTTGGGCTGCTCTTGTTTCAGGTGCATTCCCCTGGCGAACTTTGGGGATTGATTTTGAATGCAACCGCGGGATTTTATTGGAACCCTGTATTTGGAGCCAAGTTGTTTTTTCTTTTGTTGCCGTTGATTATTGTAGAATTTTGGATGATCATTTGGGGAGGAACGGATCCGTTTTTAGAAAAAATCGTTTCGAGTCCGTTGCGGTGGGGTTCATTGTCTTTTGGGATTGGAATTTTATTTTGTCTTTTCGGACTTTTTGAAAAAAGGGAATTCTTCTACTTTCAGTTTTAAAATTTATTCCGAATAAGAAAGAACCGTTTCAATGAAATATAATGTAATGTAAAAAAAATTGAGCGTCAAGTTTCATTCGAATCTAAAGCGTATTTCGAATCACAGAAGAAATAGAATCTTAGGTGTGATAGTTTGTTTCGTTCTTTTGGTATCGTTTCAATTTTTTTTATTTCCGTTCTTGGTTCCTTTTCAGGAGAAAAATTCTTTTCTTTACGATCGTTTGTCCAACATGGATTCTTCCCTTTATACAGAATCTGAATCTTCTCGGTCACTTGCTCCCATTTTGTTTTTAGGAGACAGTCAGATTCTTTCCGGGATTCATCCTAAGGAACTGGAAAAAAGATTGGGTCGCCCGATTTGGTTTTTACCGAGACCTTCCGAACAACCGGAGGGGATGTTTTTACGTTGGAAGGAGTACGAACGGAAAATCGGAACCAAACCTTCCTTGGTGATCGTAAACGGATCGGTGTTTTCTCTTTCGGACATGGACGTTGCTCAGGCTCATCGAAGTCTTGTGTTGAATTATGATTCATTTCATCTGGAAATTTTTACGGAAATCTTTCTTGGAGATTTTTATTTGAAAAATCTTTCCATTGGTATGTATTATCTTTTGGGAAGAGTTTTTCCATTTTTACGTCTCAATGCTTCCGTTTCGACTACTTTCAAAATTATAGGGGAAGGAGACGAGTTCAGCTATTCCGAAAAGAATTTGGAAAAATTACTCCTCGGAAATCCGATCAAAAAATGGAAGTCTAATTTAGATCGAAATCAGTTTCTGGAAATTGAATATTCAAAAAATAATGGATACTTGGATTGGGGAAAACAATCTTCTTATGACGGAGTTTGCATTCCGAATGAGAACTTAATTCCCCTTCCTCAGAATGCGGAAGTTGCTTTGCAAAAAACGAGAAAATCTTCTCTAAAAGCCTGGAGGGGGTTGTTTTCCTACTTTAAAGCACATAATGTTCCCGTCTTAGCCGTTTCTTTGCCGTTTCGTCCCGATTTCGACGAAAAACTCTCTTCGTTTCCGCAGATGTCTCTTTGGGAATCGATTCTTATGGAAGAGGGAATTTCTTATTGGAAGGTCAAAGCACATCTTTTCGAACCGAGAGATTTCGGGGATTACACTCACTTGAATACTTGTGGAATGCGTAAGTTGGTTCCGGTTTTGGCGGAAAAGATTTTAAAACAATAGATTGGTATTGAAACAACAAACTGTTGTCCTTTATCTTTAAAGTGAATCTGTTTTTCTGGGCAAGATGACTAAATGCCGAATAACTTTTTGATCGATGTCTATTTTTCTAGGGGAATGAGTAAATAGATGGATTTAGGGTTCTTACTACCGGAATTAAGAACTTATTCCAAAGCCTCGGAATGTAGGAGCTCCAACGAGAACTTAACAATTATAAAATCTGTTCGAAAGCTCGTAAACTATCAAAGGGACGTAATTTGTGGGAACTCTTATATTTTATTACGAACTTACTGAATGATTGTAACTGATTTCTTCTAAAATTGATTTTTTCGGTGCAGGGTTTTTCCTTTTCGATTGCGAGGAATCTCACTGAACTTTTAAATTCGTTTGATGAAAATTGAATATCATTCTTTTGGCGATACCGATTGTCCGAGTCATTGGTAATAGATTGAAATCGGCTGTAACTTTCTATTTTGATTACCCAAAATGGAGACTTGATTCGAAAACCGTAATTTTCCGCGTTTTCGAAATACGGATTGGACTCTTCGAGTTTTGGTTCGACTTTGCGATCTGCGGTTCTGCAAAAAAGAACAAGAGTGAAACGATTTAAAGTGATATTAGAAAATTATTATATAACTTTTAGAGGATTTGTCAATCGGCTTTAACGTTTTTAAAAAAGTTCTTCGCTTAACAACGAGCCGTCTTTTTTTTATTTCCTATTTTTCCCATTTTACGCATTTTTAGGATGTATTCGGGGGCTTCTGGAACTTTGCAGGCCGTTTTGCCCATCATCACTTTTACTTTGCCGATTTTTTTTGCGGTTTGTAGGGCTTCCTCGGTAAGTTCCGGATAAAAACCTCCTACGGCAATGACAAAGCCATTCATACAATATTTTACTCGGTTCTGAGATTTATGAATTTTGGATTCTACTCTTTTGAGTAACTTGGAAACTTCTTTCAACTCAATTTGATCGTTAGGAACGATCGACAACAAGCTGGAAAACGTGCTCCATCCAGAAGAAGCGATGCTTTCTTTTTCGGATTCGATCCATTCTCTCGCAAGTTCCCACCCGTATTTGCTTTCCGCCGCGATCCATGCCACGGTGTATTCGCTGATCATTGGAGAGGTTGCATTCTTAGCCCAAAACTGTAGATCTTTTTTTTGGATTTGTTTTTCGTCGGCTACGAGTCCTGCGAGATACATTGCGTCCGAATTTCCCGTTTTATAAAGTTCCAGGGAAAGTTCGTTGTTCTTTTTTATTTTCTTTTGGATCTTTTTTAA
Protein-coding regions in this window:
- a CDS encoding GAF domain-containing protein; the protein is MRKEIEKRETFSSQSFTDPSVESQTFSEESIYNLQSDLPYSEEFSLPELGGNISEPDEKKVQNEFSDFDSSTAENEDSFPDLSEEFSAPDETPIPEFAVSNEVDDDISFDDLFEDTTSEGIEHSITDMEFATLEEMDSEKIVPKDLDGEKTQTVPNLDDSITSMEEDPFEDWVKEAEREAHRTPPKKDPNVSASEKSEFLFDDDSNFTTSPIDLQIASRKKLENYISVFEISKEIGVSTDFANFFENLLFSIMGQIGSESIGIFSSKNGSQDFFRLEDYQGENFNQEWTISSEEEIYHAVHNAGSVLYAKELLKPILPAKEREIIEQSEAELLVPIQTVDEFFGIIFLSKTISGEDYTIEDLEFLKIVGEIAGSVYKRICDTELLHQENQILKEAVRTNELIISLARDFASVRSMDEAYDKLFSAFQEELKIRRATFMILDGHTKTEFRVFASNLLTPEHVGSFRLPLESSIVGIVSNIPGVFRIENFRKHPELVQKLSNDELGLMSDFIVIPFINLHWLVGMWIVHETEVPWTDSDRETAVGISEVLAPVFSNLLLVQERDSVFKDPFSPIEEKIDEMILKSARLKSCFSLTIFKVQNIFRMVKLKGSGFFVNYSEELRKAIQDNLSEVDFHYRVGQGKYAVVLDGKDREETQVLIRKIKNRLSETDRKSKDFQTSVIQHTLCYPADTKEKERILELLEES
- a CDS encoding MBOAT family O-acyltransferase, translated to MLFNSLSFLLFFIAFCLIYFRLGLTGQNRLLFFGGLFFYGFWKPEMVLLLLFCISFNFAGGIWLGRSSEYHQKRIFVFLIVLNLGILIFFKYILFLLSVWNDILGTLFSFSILTFPEILLPVGISFYTFHNISYLSDIRSGKIKPCSNFIHFGVYDLFFPLLLAGPIERPDSLLPQIEAERAVAEDGFVSGAVLFFWGIFKKVFIGDHLLLFTDKAMEPGIQLPSGMVLWIAFSFAFQVYADFSGYTDAARGLAKILGFKLSLNFNFPFISSSPSEFWKRWHISLSTWLRDYLYIPLGGNRISLFRQNLNLMIVWILGGLWHGATYGYLVWGFYCGLQVVVYNLMQKYVLLLVPKKIKIFEYFIKLMGILSTFWMFALGLLLFQVHSPGELWGLILNATAGFYWNPVFGAKLFFLLLPLIIVEFWMIIWGGTDPFLEKIVSSPLRWGSLSFGIGILFCLFGLFEKREFFYFQF
- a CDS encoding DNA alkylation repair protein codes for the protein MNLEQIMIELEKMGTPSIKKIFVNHGAKEPLFGVKVGDLKKIQKKIKKNNELSLELYKTGNSDAMYLAGLVADEKQIQKKDLQFWAKNATSPMISEYTVAWIAAESKYGWELAREWIESEKESIASSGWSTFSSLLSIVPNDQIELKEVSKLLKRVESKIHKSQNRVKYCMNGFVIAVGGFYPELTEEALQTAKKIGKVKVMMGKTACKVPEAPEYILKMRKMGKIGNKKKTARC